One segment of Aquimarina sp. BL5 DNA contains the following:
- a CDS encoding DUF5777 family beta-barrel protein gives MKKKLIVFMIWVIGSQTFAQDLLDILEEETPQTKNYTTSTFKGTRILNGHSIENRKKRTLEFVISHRFGRVNLGADELYGLDQSNIRFAFEYGLTDDIMLGVGRSSFDKTYDGFIKYKFLKQSSGKNSFPFTASLFTSIAYRTLKDFDPNNEPSFSQKLSYVTQVLMARKFSSGFSLQITPTYIHRNSVKINEDPHGIFAVGVGSRVKLTKRVSINGEYFYTVNPLESIDASNSLAFGVDIETGGHIFQIILSNSITMIEKSFITESTDDFFEGDIHLGFNISRAFQMGNKKKKKLKAMKEAGL, from the coding sequence ATGAAAAAAAAGTTAATTGTTTTTATGATATGGGTGATTGGTTCTCAAACATTTGCCCAAGATCTACTGGATATTTTAGAAGAAGAGACTCCTCAAACCAAAAACTACACTACCTCTACTTTTAAAGGAACCCGAATATTAAACGGCCATTCAATCGAGAATCGAAAAAAAAGAACCTTAGAGTTTGTGATATCTCATCGTTTTGGCAGAGTTAATTTGGGAGCTGATGAATTATATGGATTAGATCAATCTAATATTCGTTTTGCGTTTGAGTATGGATTAACTGATGATATTATGTTAGGTGTTGGTAGAAGTAGTTTTGATAAAACATATGATGGATTTATTAAGTACAAGTTCTTAAAACAAAGTTCTGGTAAAAACTCTTTTCCCTTTACTGCCTCTCTTTTTACCAGTATTGCATATAGAACGCTAAAGGATTTTGATCCTAACAATGAACCAAGTTTTAGTCAAAAGTTATCCTATGTTACTCAAGTACTAATGGCAAGAAAATTCAGTTCAGGGTTTTCATTACAAATCACTCCAACCTACATTCATAGGAATTCTGTGAAAATCAACGAAGACCCACACGGCATATTTGCAGTTGGTGTTGGTAGTAGAGTAAAATTAACAAAGAGAGTTTCAATAAATGGAGAATACTTTTATACAGTAAACCCCTTAGAATCAATTGATGCATCAAATTCATTAGCCTTTGGAGTAGATATAGAAACTGGAGGACACATCTTCCAGATAATACTTTCAAATTCTATAACTATGATAGAAAAAAGTTTCATCACCGAATCCACGGATGACTTTTTTGAAGGTGATATACATCTAGGTTTTAATATTTCAAGAGCTTTCCAAATGGGAAATAAGAAAAAGAAAAAACTGAAAGCAATGAAAGAAGCCGGCCTGTAA
- a CDS encoding SCO family protein codes for MIYLFIGFSISVSGCKDSKAKKTSRVESLPYFNEATFTPHWLTPGSQEEKEFHVIPDFTLVNQLGDTITNRTFDNKIYVTDFFFTTCPGICPKMTANMSKLQKEFKEDSTILLLSHSVTPEYDSIPVLQKYAKEKKIIDNKWHLVTGDRKQIYDLGRNHYFVEEDLGVEKDEDDFLHTENFLLIDKNKHIRGIYNGLNRASIAQLIIDVNTLKSEK; via the coding sequence ATGATATATTTATTTATAGGCTTTTCGATTAGTGTCAGTGGTTGTAAAGATTCTAAAGCAAAAAAGACAAGTAGAGTAGAATCATTACCTTATTTTAATGAAGCTACATTTACTCCGCATTGGTTAACGCCTGGTAGTCAAGAAGAAAAAGAATTTCATGTGATACCAGATTTTACTTTGGTAAATCAATTAGGAGATACAATTACAAATAGAACTTTTGACAATAAGATATATGTGACAGATTTCTTTTTTACTACGTGTCCAGGCATTTGTCCAAAAATGACCGCAAATATGTCTAAGCTTCAGAAAGAATTTAAAGAAGATTCTACAATATTATTATTATCTCATTCCGTAACTCCCGAATATGATTCTATTCCTGTATTACAAAAGTATGCTAAAGAGAAGAAGATTATCGATAATAAATGGCATTTAGTTACTGGTGATAGAAAGCAGATTTATGATTTAGGAAGAAATCATTATTTCGTAGAAGAAGATCTAGGTGTAGAAAAGGATGAAGATGATTTTCTACATACAGAGAATTTTTTATTAATTGATAAAAACAAACATATTCGTGGAATATACAATGGACTCAATAGAGCTTCAATTGCACAATTAATTATTGATGTCAATACATTAAAATCTGAAAAATGA
- a CDS encoding YceI family protein, whose protein sequence is MKLLNILLFSLLCSAVSFGQGKFLTKKGYTSFFSSTPIEDIKADNNQVLSIIDSSTGTIAISILMKSFMFEKSLMQEHFNENYVESDEYPKAIFKGQIIDFSDANENEPTVTIVGDITIHGITKKIEAKGKINKTEESIKLTGDFPIKVADFGIKIPSIVSNNIAKTIKVTFELDHKPYKK, encoded by the coding sequence ATGAAATTATTAAATATATTATTATTCAGCTTATTATGCTCTGCCGTTTCATTCGGACAGGGTAAATTTCTTACAAAAAAAGGGTATACATCATTTTTTTCTAGCACGCCTATAGAAGATATAAAAGCAGACAATAACCAGGTGTTGAGTATTATAGATTCATCAACTGGAACAATCGCTATCTCGATACTTATGAAATCTTTTATGTTCGAAAAATCATTAATGCAGGAGCATTTTAATGAGAACTATGTGGAATCTGATGAATATCCAAAAGCAATTTTCAAGGGTCAGATAATAGACTTTAGTGATGCAAATGAAAACGAACCAACGGTAACAATTGTAGGCGATATTACTATTCACGGGATTACTAAAAAAATAGAAGCAAAAGGCAAAATCAATAAAACAGAAGAAAGCATAAAGCTAACCGGAGATTTTCCAATAAAAGTTGCTGATTTTGGAATTAAAATACCTTCAATAGTTTCAAATAATATAGCAAAAACGATAAAAGTGACATTCGAATTAGATCATAAACCATATAAAAAGTAA